GGCTTACCAAACCCCATCCTCTACATTGCTGAGAAATTTACCCTTAATAGCCCATGTGGCCTCATATTCCAGTACAAATACTCTGGACGATATGCCTCTGCTACTCTCTGGTAAATTTGAATTTACATCCATATCCTGTTGGTATCCAGGTTATATCCATATCCTGCTGATAAAACGTGGATTATAAAATGGTTCATGCTTCCACAGGACTGCATTTTGTTGCTGGGTGGTTGCCAATATCCTGCTGTCCATGCCAGTTATTCTGTATGCTGGTTACATGATGATGGCCACTGCCGCCTTCATCTTCTTCTCCGTGGCCTCCTTCTCCACCATCATGAATTTGCACCCGTGCATTTTCTCCattggaaatggcttttttgaaacaGAGTACAGCCATTCATTCTGGTTGGCCATTGCCACAGGTAATAAGATGCCTCCAACAAAGAACTGATCACAGAGCAGCTTGCTTGGTATTGCTCCAGTATTCAACATACAACACATTCCAATGTTCAGCACTTAATACTTCAGCATATAACGCCAACAAAAGGGTGAAGCTTTATATTAAGGCTCATGTCTTGCAGGTGCGCTGTGTGCTGTCATTGGAATTCTGCTGGTGGTGTTTCACTGTATGACACCAGAAAAGGTGAACGAGGCCTTCAGCGTCGGTCTTGACAGTTTCGAGGATGAAGATATGCATTATGGCGAAGGTTACCTGAATTCAGTTTGCTTTGATGGAGTGACCACTGCACCTTCGCTGTCAAGCAGCACTATCGTAAGTGTTTAATGGTACCCTCTGGTAGACGGAGCCACGTGTTGGCACAGTACAACTGTAGCCTTTATATGGAAGTCACTATATTTCTACTGCTTCTGCAGCAGTTATATGTCGTGGACTTACAGGAAGTGGCCGAAAAATTAAAAATCCAGTTCTTCATCGAGCAGTCAGAATGCACAGCAAATTGAACCACGGAAGCGTGTCGGGTTTTGAGCACAAATACCAATTTACTCACCCTTCGTAACGTTTGAAGAGTGACGGGCTGCAGTGGTCATAGCCGTTTTAATTCAAGTGGGTGTGAGATAGACGAGTGAAGGTTTGACTTCGGTGTTAGCCACCACTTACTTCTCAAAGCCCATGCCGGTATCCTTGTTTACTTCACGCAAACCTGTGTGAATATTAAATTTTAAAGATGCATTTTATATCCACCTCTGTTGTTTGTGTACTTGAATAATTTTGTTTGTGTTTCAGGAACACATATCATGAGGCTGTGCAGGAATTCCCCCAGGCAGCGTCTACAGCTCAAACTTcaattttccatccattatccaaaccgcttaccctgctctcagggtcacggggatgccggagcctatcccagcagtcactgggcggcaggcgaggagacaccccggacaggccgccaggccatcacagggccgacacacacacaaacattcacaactagggacaatttagtacggccgagtcatctgacctgcatgtctttggactgtggggggaaaccggagcacccggcggaaacccacgcagacacgggaacttgaattttgttttccttttttctcttgcTGAATGTGCTATAGTAGCAACGTCTCTCTGTTCAGATGGCTTGTAATTCTCCATATGAGCCTCTTGTttctgtaaataatgtacataaaaAAATGCTATAAACTTTTTGTAACCGTTTAATGTTCATTGTTATATTTCAATAGTGCTAAACACCTCATGAAGTCGTATGGGATCCATACGATGGTTTCACATCGATCCATGTGTCTTATGACTCCATCACCGGCCAACTTGCGTTTGTCACAGTGGAGAATGAGGCAAAGCACAAGAAAAATGCCATCATTTGACTGTAACCAACACGACACGGGAAATAAACTATATTTTTGCTAAAACATGCAAATTGTCCTGGTGCAAATTTGTGTCTTCACATGTGCTAAACTTTGCGGCGGGGTTTCGACTCGAACCGTTTGTGACTCCCCTACCGTCCGGCTGTGTAAGATCTGGGCAAATGTGAAAATAAGCGAGAAGGGATAAACGCCATTATTATTTTGCAAAATATATTTGGATAATATGAAATCCAGGCAAACACACATCCTAcagactatttaaaaaaaaaatttgcaagGGTATCTGGATGACATGAAATAAAGCAACGTCAATGTTCAACAGTAACTTTGTATTCTCAGCGTTGGATATACATTCATTTAGTCATGTACATTTTGATACAATCTTATACTCGATGGTAAAGATGATGATCACAAATATGTCTTGCATGAGTAGTAATATCTTTGGCCTTCAGTATCACCACAACACCTTCAGTTTAGTGCCCCTAAAGTCTTTTAGAGTATTATATCCTTTTAATACTGGACCGTTTGTCGGGTAAGATTGAAATGAAGGCTTATTCAGTGATACTTCAAAATACATTACAGTAATTTAATATAGTAACATGCTTAACTGGTGTAATTATGGCCATCTCAACCAAAACGTTGTGTAAACCAAACTATTTACATAGAATTACAAGTAGAACTTCGTACACATTATAGAAAAAATgagtaaataaaaaataaatgtgcTACTTTATCTCTTCATAAGAAAATAATCACAACCCAACATTTATTTCTCTTCCGTACCAGAAACTCGCACACAGCACCACTGACAGCTTATTCACATCATGAGGCCGTTATGAGGGTGTAATTCAAGATAAAATGTGAAAACAAAATGAACTTTTTAGCGTGGCAACGGGAGGCAACAAAAAAATTTAAATAATAGAAAAATAAGTTTTACTTATCCCAGTGAGCCGCTCTGACCGTCCCGTCCGCCTTGCAAGGAAGGCGTGCAGGGCTGTGGTGGGGGGAAATCCATGTAGAGTCATATAACCCCTTCTGCATACGAGACCTGGTAAAATTTTAAGGTATGCTGATCCAGCTCCAGTTCACCCCAAAGCGACAGACACAGGAGTGTCCAATGGGCCCTTGTGACATCTTTTAAAGCGGGCCCGTTTACGTTTTGCGTTCAGCTTTGCAGACCATGCAGCGCCCCAGAGACAGAGCTGCATGGGCAGAAGCACCGAACCGCAACACTGAGCAGAGCAGAGTCTCAACTCTGATCTCGACCAGAGTTGTTTTACGGGGCCGACTTACCCAGATGGATCCAATGACGGTGACCCttgacacacacccccccccatgcTTTTGCAGCTCGCTAGTCCTATGCAAAAGGGGTAAAAGTCTCTATATGTAGATAGGTGTCTCTTGTCCTGTTAGCAGTCTGTACATCACTGCAGGCATGGTCTTCATGTTGATCTAGAAATGGGGACAGAGATGAGAAGAGAGAAAATAGCCCTTATGATGACAACTTTGTCCATTTAAGTGGTTAATTATCAAAATgaaatggttaaaaaaaactttttttgccCATGACAAATATGCAATAAGCGCTGGAAGTCTTTAGTCGATATGTCATATGAGTTGGGTAACTTATTGACTCAGTGAATCCTAACAGATGGCAAATTAAGCCTCTTAGCTGAAAAAAAAATACCTCATTGTACTGGCAACATGTTACGTGTTTACAGAAATACAGGTTAAGTTCGAACACAGACCAAGGCTGGTTCATTACTGACTTGTcacacacccccccacccacccattatccaaaccgcttatcctgctccagaATCCCCTGCTGTTGCGGGGATGcttgagtctatcccagcagtcattgggcggcaggtggggagacaccctggacaggccgccaggccatgacagggcGGATACCGCCTGGTCAGTCATTCTGTAATTTGTCACTTAAATTTCTGCCCCTGAATTTGGGATACATCTAATTTTTGGTCGGTCCCTTATCTAAATACAAACCATGGGCTATGGCAAGCCCGTTTAACCTTTATTAGCTTCGACAAGATATCTGCAATGATATAATTTTATGGCAAGCCCTTTTAACCTTTATTAGCTAGTCCCGCCTCCAAGCGATGTAATTACAGATATCTCAAACGTCATTTCTCCTAGTCAAAATAAATGTTTAAAGGGCTTGCCATAATGGGCAGCCACCATAACAGGAATAATACTTTCACTACATGGTCAAGAGTATGTGGACACTTGTTCGACTTACATCTCATTCCAAAGCCGTGAGAGTGAATGAAGACTTGGTCCCTCCTTTGTGGCTACAACAGCCTCAGAGGGTCAGTGAGATTGGGCACTGATGTTGAGCAGTCAGGCCTGGTTCTCTGTCGGGCCTTCCAGTTCATCCCGAaagtgtttgatggggttgaggtcaaggCTCTCTCTGTGCAggcaactccagtttttctcatACTGATCTTGACAAACCATTTCTGCATGGACCTTTCTTTGtgcaccaatgtagtgaattcaaggGGAAGCCATGAATCCGCCGCAGCTGAGAATCAAACCCGGATAGcccggaccacgggcgactgcggtaaccggtcagctaaagggtccgacccttgggcagcacggtggcccaatggttaacgctgttgcctcacagcaagtaagtcctgggtttgaaccccagtgttgtccaaccttgggggtcatcccaggtcgtcctctgtgtggaatgtgTGCATGTTgttgccgtgtctgcggtggggttttctccgggtgctccggtttcccccaccatcaagagaaacatgcatgttagggtttatactcctgtctgtgcccctgaccgaggcaatgggaaaagaagtggagttggtccccgggcgcagcatgaaggcggcagcccactgctcctagctacacagatcacagccaggatgggttaatttgcagtaaatgaatttccccaaggggattaatatagCAAACTTAACTGACTtaattgtcatgctgaaacaggttAGGGCCTTTCCCAAACTTGCCACAAACTTGGAAGCACAGAAATGTCTAGAATGTCATCgcgttaagatttcccttcaccgcttcactggaactaagggggcgAGCCCAGACCAGGAAAAAAACAGcatggcagatgccaggagagtGCTACCCATTCTCAAGGCGTCAGTAACAGCGTTCCCAGTTGACTGGGGCagctctagcagggcagaaacgTGATGAACTGATTAATTGGACAGGGGGCATCCTATGGCGGTACCGTATTGAAAGTCACTGACTTGTTGTTGTAAAGTATGACCCACTGTAGGGCCAGGGTGCTTGATTTCATATACCTGCTGGCAATGGGCGTGGATAAAATATCCATATCCGCCAATTGGTATGAGTCCACATActgttggccatgtagtgtatttcTCGTAAGCACGTTTCACAAATCCTTTGCAACGCTTTTCAGTATTCTGGCCAATGTTTTTACTCTGGGGTTTCCTTTCAGCACAGGTGAAAACTGTCAGTGTCAAAGAAAATAACAGCCAATTTGCTTATCTTATACATTTTGAGGCAACCGTTCATTGCAAGGTAACGTATGGTGTTGAGTGACACTTGCGACGTCGTTTTACGGTAAGTCTTACCTCACCAACTGCAACAGATAAGGTCTGAACAATCTTCTCGTGGGCCATCGCCACCACACTCCGGCCATTTATTTCGATGATTCTATGGCCGACCCGAACACCACCCCGCTCTGCAATTCCACCCCGCATCAGACTGCATATCTGACAATGTGGTCACAAGATTACTTATCTCCGCAAAGTTAACGCCGAGTATTCTGTACTACCAACACAGAAAAACATAAATTACTGAGGGACAAACTTGCAGACAAGGTGTACATCAGCTCAGATCTCAGGGTTCAGAGGTTTAAACTCACAAACCCACACATATAAAACACATTACTACTCTTTTTAAATTGTGTGCCTATCAGAAACTGACCGATCACCCATTTTGGATTTCAGCCTCAAATTTAGAAACATGATCTTCTACTACGTTGTGAAAAGGTTTCACTCACGATGCCATTCTGAACGCTGAATCCCAGCTGAAACTTGAGGTCCGGTCTCTTGATGAGGACAGTGGTGACAGGAGGGCAGCTGACAATGCTTAGTTTAACCTTCACCTGATTCTTAAGCCCCTGAAATATGGGaagaaaacatatatatataaaaaagaaaacaacatccTGTGATTTGtattatgcatgtgtatgtgttccTGTGCTCTTGTCCAGATATCTTTCTGAAGGCCCGTTTGCGTTTTTAACTGTGTGAGTGAGGAGATCTTTTCTGGTCCTCACTTCTATAAGGGTCTATTATAGGGTTGAcggttgggtttagggttaaggttagaatgaggactaggttgaggttagggttaaagtgTAGAGAATGAGTGCAGTCAATGAGAGCTCTCACAAGTGTGCATGCATCTCTGTGTATGTGCactgatgtgtatgtgtgtctgtaataTATTTTTGGATGGAATCATGTTCTctcactatatatacatatatatacagagagagagagagagagagagagagagagagagagagagagagagagcgagagagagaaagggagagagtgtgtgtgtgtgtgtgcatgtgtgaagtCATCAGTTAACACAGGTGTTGCTTGATATGCCCTGTACCTTAATGATACCCTGGCAAGTGGCCAGTGGTAGCCCCACTAGGCTGGTGTCATTGATGGACATGATCTGGTCGCCGACACTGAGCTTTCCAGAGCGGGCCGCAGGACCAGTGTTCAGCATGTTGGCCAGGATGACGGTGGGTAGAATGGATCCCCAGCCGGACTCCACTATCACCACACCGAGGCTCTCCCCTTTCTGCTTCTCCACACACAGCTGGGAATGCGGACAAAGGGAGCCATTTTAGCCATTTCAGCCTAAGCTCtgtgtggcagactggggtgtggACCAGTTGTCCCTAGTTAGCTCAGGACAGATAAATTGGTCCCACGCCCCACTCTGCCACACCCTGGTTTTCGAGCAAACCTCAAGTTTTCCTTATTATCTAGAATCTAGATCATCGTCTAGGTTTGCAGCCCAGGCACCAAAGGCCAGTCTCccggagagaagaagaaagtctCGCACCTCTTTACAGTTGTCCGAGTTTGAGAAATGGACGAGGTCATCGTTGTACATTTCCTGGGAGTTGATGATGTCACTGTATTGCTTCTGACTCAGGTCCTTAGGATTGATTCCATTGGCTCGGAGGAATTCTCGGTAGGCAACACTAAAAGCCTGACCAATGGATTGTGCAATGAGCTGCGCCTACAGGGAGGGGAAGGTTTGGAGAAAACCAGTCAGCGCAAACGCTATTGCAGTTAGCAAAAGCTCAAAAGCTGAGATAGAAGACAACATGTTGACTCAAGTGACCACAGGACAAATAATTCACCAAAACACGAGAGCCACGAAAAAGCAAAGCTTAAAATGTAGTTAGAATTTTACACTCGTTCACGGTTTGACTGTTGGAGTTTGCGATGTAAAAGCAGGCAACACTCACGTCCTCCGACTCAAACACATAGCAAATCATTCTGTACTGGCTCTTCTCGTCACCGGTGGAGAGAGAGGCTTCTGTAAAGTCCTGTGAAGCTGCCGGAGACATGCGCCTCCGTGCCATCAGAACCACGATACTGCCAATGTCTGCGATGTAGGAGATGGTACGCAAGGCACTGTCCATCATTGTCTCCTatttggagtaaaaaaaaaaaaaaatcatattgagTATTATAAATGGTCTCCTGTGTACACGGCTTTACTGAAAGGATTAAATGCTGAAGTGATCAGGGATCTACATTTATCACCAGTATAACCTGGAACTGCTCACCTGTGTGTCGGCATTCAGCACTTTGACAGCCTTAGTGGAGATAAAAAGGTCCACTTCAGTGACCATCTGAGAGTCTTCATCTTGAGCCTGCGAAACCACAAATAATAGAATGAatgacggtggcacagtggttagcacggtcgcctcacagcaagaaggttctgggttcgagccccggggtagtccaaccttgggggtcgtcccggttcgtcctctgtgtggagtttgcatgttctccccgtgtctgtgtgggtttcctccgggggctccggtttcctcccacagtccaaagacatgtaggtcaggtgaatcggccgtactaaattgtccctaggtatgaatgtgtgtgtgtgtgtatgtgtgtgtgtgtgtgtgtgtgtgtgtgtgtgtgtgtcggccctgtgtgatggcctggcggcctgtgcagggtgtctccccgcctgccgcccaataactgctgggataggctccagcatccccgcgaccctgagagcagactcagcagctcggataatggatggatggatggatggatatggcaATGGATTTCAGATTTCAGATTGATTTTAATttgaacatgctaaaataacaaaataaaatacacaggcaggaatacaagaacaaatggaaacaatagtgaacattttttgcaaactctttgtaacaacacaagtaataactggaccatgttgaaaaagggcgtaggatgaagtaaagaactttgctggtcctacccctttcttatactttatcaatcaaatcaaaccaaaacaaaagtgggaaaaaataaaagcaatgccaatgcatagagataaaaaaaaaaacagtacaagtcaaacaaggcacctcacacgtcatgtatcatgtcatgttattccatccTATATCTACTCaatatgttatttttaaagagttgtttgaacttacttattgatgtacccatcttcatttcttttttacagttgttccatagaccgactcctttgatggatatacagtaaagttttgcatttgtcctcactggttgttttttgaatatacatattcctctgagatggtgtttactttccctccttcGGAACAAcctctggacactgtttggtaactgctgattttttactctgtacatgatttgaattgttttgaagtcaaccaaatccttaaattttagtgctttcagtttgataaagagtgggtttgtaggctttctgtaagtggttttgtttacaat
The window above is part of the Lampris incognitus isolate fLamInc1 chromosome 6, fLamInc1.hap2, whole genome shotgun sequence genome. Proteins encoded here:
- the duox2 gene encoding dual oxidase maturation factor 1, which translates into the protein MTFYDDIYPFYPRQRTPFIFSGPLLAVILVFLVLAVSFLLILPGIRGKSRLLWMFRIMISSFIGAVIVAINFTCDWAEARTTANATYKSFSNAVVNAEIGLHVGLYGINVTLRGNPVMQYNETIDYNEMFSWQDSIEKDYEEALEKGLPNPILYIAEKFTLNSPCGLIFQYKYSGRYASATLWTAFCCWVVANILLSMPVILYAGYMMMATAAFIFFSVASFSTIMNLHPCIFSIGNGFFETEYSHSFWLAIATGALCAVIGILLVVFHCMTPEKVNEAFSVGLDSFEDEDMHYGEGYLNSVCFDGVTTAPSLSSSTIEHIS